A section of the Flavobacterium sp. CG_23.5 genome encodes:
- a CDS encoding DUF6642 family protein, producing MDYDKFIFCLEAVPDVETYTNTEVFNNLGQIAFEQDITSIYRTCDTIEGLEEGLNALRYDDHNFKDYEIIYLVMPGEGNSICVNDYYYSLTEMAELFEGKLTGKILHFANKKVLDLDQEEAQYFLDVTGARALSGYGAAAHSLSSIHLDKVFFSLCQDQDNLVEIVEELHEKQYGLCKLLDFRLYY from the coding sequence ATGGATTACGATAAATTTATCTTCTGCCTCGAAGCCGTTCCCGATGTAGAAACGTACACCAATACTGAAGTGTTCAATAACTTGGGACAAATCGCCTTTGAACAGGATATTACAAGTATTTACAGAACTTGTGATACGATTGAAGGTTTAGAAGAGGGCTTAAATGCTTTACGCTACGATGACCATAATTTTAAGGATTATGAAATAATCTATCTAGTAATGCCCGGCGAAGGGAACAGTATTTGTGTAAATGATTATTACTACAGTCTAACAGAAATGGCCGAGCTTTTTGAAGGGAAACTAACAGGAAAAATTTTGCATTTTGCCAATAAAAAAGTACTGGACTTAGACCAAGAAGAAGCACAATATTTTTTAGATGTCACGGGAGCACGCGCGCTTTCGGGTTATGGAGCAGCAGCCCATAGTTTAAGCAGCATTCACTTGGATAAAGTTTTTTTTAGTTTATGCCAAGACCAAGATAACCTGGTTGAAATTGTAGAGGAATTACATGAAAAACAATATGGCCTATGTAAACTGCTCGATTTTAGATTGTATTATTAA